The Carnobacterium sp. 17-4 genome has a window encoding:
- a CDS encoding AI-2E family transporter: protein MKYFKHSKLLLWTLWVLAMVLIIYYATKISFVFQPLFVLFSTLFIPVLSAGFLFYLLNPLIKVMQKLKIKRSYAIILVMFLFLGGATIFIIKTFPILMHQLSDLVANSPAILSDIEIQTKDIALLSPFNNVDLDETLNQLNLSLDAFSKTILSSFTTSISSIVGAIANLTIVLITVPIVLFYMFHDGEKLQLAVTHLFPIRYQKHVFELLHQTNLVITAYISGKGLASIVVAVLMYFGFLIIGLPYTLLLAIVNGFTNLIPYIGPFIGAVPAIIVALTISPTTALLVALIVLVVQQLDANFLTPKFVGKSLAIHPLTIIIILLVAGKMLGIIGIIFGVPAFAVIKTIVVYIKNTRIAEEKH, encoded by the coding sequence ATGAAGTATTTTAAACATTCAAAATTGTTATTATGGACACTGTGGGTATTAGCAATGGTGTTAATTATTTACTATGCAACTAAGATCAGCTTTGTTTTCCAACCACTATTTGTCCTATTTTCGACACTTTTTATTCCTGTTTTAAGCGCTGGATTCTTATTTTACTTGTTGAATCCTTTAATTAAGGTAATGCAAAAATTAAAAATCAAACGCAGCTATGCTATTATTTTAGTTATGTTTCTATTTCTTGGCGGAGCTACTATTTTTATTATTAAAACTTTCCCCATCTTGATGCACCAGCTATCCGATTTAGTTGCTAATAGTCCTGCTATTCTCTCAGATATTGAGATTCAAACTAAAGACATAGCATTACTCTCTCCATTTAATAATGTTGATTTAGACGAAACTTTAAATCAGCTAAATCTTTCACTTGATGCTTTTTCCAAAACTATCTTATCTAGTTTCACTACCAGTATTAGTTCTATAGTTGGAGCTATCGCTAATTTAACAATTGTATTAATCACGGTACCAATTGTTCTTTTTTATATGTTCCATGATGGTGAAAAATTACAATTGGCTGTGACTCATTTATTTCCCATCAGATATCAAAAACATGTCTTTGAATTACTCCATCAGACTAACCTTGTGATTACTGCTTACATCAGTGGAAAAGGCTTAGCGAGTATCGTTGTTGCTGTTTTAATGTATTTTGGCTTTTTAATAATTGGATTACCTTACACCTTATTATTGGCAATTGTTAATGGATTTACTAACCTTATACCTTATATTGGCCCTTTCATTGGCGCTGTACCAGCAATTATAGTCGCCTTAACGATTTCTCCAACAACTGCTTTATTAGTCGCCTTAATCGTACTAGTCGTTCAACAACTTGATGCTAACTTTCTGACACCGAAATTTGTTGGGAAATCATTAGCTATTCATCCCCTAACAATTATTATCATTTTATTAGTAGCCGGGAAAATGCTTGGAATTATAGGAATTATTTTTGGAGTTCCCGCTTTTGCTGTGATTAAAACAATAGTTGTTTATATTAAAAATACTCGAATTGCTGAAGAAAAACACTAA
- a CDS encoding GNAT family N-acetyltransferase: protein MNKITLELASTNELDEILKIQKSAFKKLFMKYHDLDTSPYNETIETILFRFNMRSSYYFFIMDENKKIGFIRILFNEKNNQARISPIAILPEYENNGYGKIAMTTIENKFSKVKEWHLDTITQEKKLIGFYLNQGYQLMPEHKAIKEGMDISVFKKIIV from the coding sequence ATGAATAAAATAACACTTGAACTAGCTAGTACAAATGAACTTGACGAAATACTAAAAATTCAAAAATCTGCCTTTAAAAAATTATTTATGAAATATCATGATTTGGATACCTCTCCATACAACGAAACTATAGAAACTATTCTTTTTAGATTTAATATGAGAAGCAGCTACTACTTTTTTATCATGGATGAAAATAAGAAAATTGGATTTATAAGAATACTTTTTAATGAAAAGAACAACCAAGCACGAATTTCTCCAATAGCGATTCTTCCTGAGTACGAAAATAACGGATATGGAAAAATTGCTATGACTACTATCGAAAATAAATTTTCTAAAGTAAAAGAATGGCATCTTGATACAATTACTCAAGAAAAGAAGCTGATTGGTTTCTACTTAAATCAAGGATATCAATTAATGCCTGAGCATAAAGCGATAAAAGAAGGGATGGATATTTCAGTTTTCAAAAAGATTATTGTTTGA
- a CDS encoding GntP family permease, which translates to MLDITIPWFAAIIGLIVAIVLILKKFNPVYSLFFGAIVGCLVGGASLVNTIDILISGTQSVIGTAIRVLAAGMLAGVMMESGAAESIANAIVTKLGDKKAILSLALSTMIITAVGVFIPVAVLIVAPIALSVGKQTGISKIALLTALSGGGKAGNIISPNPNTIAAADGFGLNLSSVMLAGFIPALFGLATAVIVANLIKNKGEMVRERDILEKEVKELMPLGKALIAPMLSIILLLINPIGTLLKIEVLTNLKIDALYILPFASIVGTLAMGHANKISEYASSGIKRVTDTVLILIGAGAIAGLISASDLSVQVVKLIDTIGISGTFLAPISGILMGLAVGSTSTAVILATGSFGQAILDTGTSSLAASVMVHTGSTVIDSVPQGNYFHISANSMNMTIKERLKVIPYEMCVGGAMTVVATILYGFILN; encoded by the coding sequence ATGTTAGATATTACGATTCCGTGGTTTGCAGCAATTATTGGATTGATCGTTGCAATTGTACTTATATTGAAAAAATTCAATCCGGTGTATTCTTTATTTTTTGGAGCCATTGTTGGTTGTTTAGTAGGTGGTGCTTCCTTGGTGAATACCATTGATATTTTAATCAGTGGAACACAAAGCGTTATTGGAACCGCTATCCGCGTTCTTGCTGCAGGAATGCTTGCAGGTGTAATGATGGAATCTGGAGCAGCAGAATCCATTGCGAATGCGATTGTAACGAAACTTGGAGATAAGAAAGCCATTTTATCATTGGCTCTTTCGACAATGATCATAACGGCTGTAGGGGTATTTATTCCAGTGGCAGTCCTAATTGTTGCTCCAATTGCATTATCCGTTGGAAAACAAACTGGGATTAGTAAAATTGCATTATTAACAGCCTTATCAGGTGGAGGAAAAGCAGGAAATATTATATCTCCTAATCCAAATACGATTGCAGCAGCAGATGGTTTTGGTTTGAATTTGAGCAGTGTGATGTTGGCTGGTTTTATCCCTGCTTTATTCGGACTTGCAACCGCTGTTATTGTAGCGAATTTAATTAAAAATAAAGGTGAAATGGTAAGAGAGAGGGATATTCTTGAAAAAGAAGTAAAGGAATTAATGCCATTGGGAAAAGCGTTGATTGCGCCGATGCTTTCAATTATTCTTTTATTGATCAACCCAATTGGGACCCTATTAAAAATAGAAGTCCTCACAAATTTAAAAATTGATGCATTATATATTCTTCCTTTTGCTTCAATCGTAGGAACACTCGCAATGGGACATGCTAATAAAATTAGCGAATACGCTTCTTCAGGAATTAAACGGGTAACAGATACGGTACTTATTTTGATTGGAGCCGGTGCAATTGCAGGATTGATATCTGCTTCTGATTTATCTGTTCAAGTTGTAAAATTAATTGATACAATAGGTATTTCTGGAACATTCTTAGCTCCAATCTCAGGTATCTTGATGGGATTAGCTGTAGGATCAACGTCTACTGCTGTTATATTGGCTACTGGATCATTTGGACAAGCCATTCTAGATACAGGAACTTCTTCTTTAGCAGCATCTGTAATGGTTCACACAGGATCAACCGTTATTGATAGTGTTCCTCAAGGGAATTATTTCCATATTAGTGCAAATAGTATGAACATGACGATAAAAGAAAGATTGAAGGTTATCCCTTACGAGATGTGTGTAGGTGGGGCAATGACTGTAGTTGCAACTATTTTGTATGGATTTATTCTTAACTAA
- a CDS encoding glycerate kinase family protein, with protein MVKRFVVAPDSFKESMSAKEACEAMARGIKKVFKDAEISLVPMADGGEGTVDSLVDATKGRRINVEVSGPIPEEKVTAYFGILGDNKTAVIEMAKANGIELLSKERRNPLITSTYGTGELIKAALDHGVEKIIIGIGGSVTNDGGAGMAEALGVKFLDGNGQSIPQGGGALNQLVSIDTDELDPRIKEIEIEVASDVTNPLTGEHGAANVFGPQKGATPEMVEQLDSNLKHYAHIIQKDVQMNIEHLPGAGAAGGLGAGLLAFTNATLRPGIDIVIEINQLEEQIAKADFIFTGEGGMDFQTKFGKAPYGVAKVAKHYQKPVFACAGYIGKDVDVLYDEGMTAIFGILSKAESIDEALKNGESNLERTCENIARILSLTSEQK; from the coding sequence ATGGTGAAAAGATTTGTTGTTGCACCAGATTCGTTTAAGGAAAGTATGAGCGCAAAAGAAGCCTGTGAAGCAATGGCCAGAGGGATAAAAAAAGTGTTTAAGGATGCAGAAATCAGTCTTGTTCCAATGGCTGATGGAGGCGAGGGAACTGTCGATTCATTAGTGGATGCAACAAAAGGAAGACGAATCAATGTTGAAGTATCTGGTCCGATTCCTGAAGAAAAAGTAACGGCATATTTTGGGATTTTAGGTGACAATAAAACAGCAGTGATTGAAATGGCAAAAGCAAACGGGATTGAATTATTGTCAAAAGAGCGTCGAAATCCATTGATTACATCTACATATGGTACTGGAGAATTGATCAAAGCGGCTCTGGATCACGGTGTAGAAAAAATCATTATAGGAATTGGCGGTAGCGTAACGAATGATGGCGGGGCTGGGATGGCCGAAGCATTGGGTGTGAAGTTTTTAGACGGAAACGGACAATCGATTCCTCAAGGAGGAGGTGCTTTAAATCAATTAGTATCAATCGATACTGATGAATTAGATCCTCGAATAAAAGAAATCGAAATTGAAGTTGCCAGCGATGTTACAAATCCATTGACTGGAGAGCATGGGGCGGCTAATGTATTTGGTCCTCAAAAGGGAGCTACACCAGAAATGGTGGAACAATTAGACTCTAATTTAAAACACTACGCGCACATCATTCAAAAAGATGTTCAAATGAATATTGAACATCTACCCGGGGCTGGAGCAGCAGGTGGGCTAGGCGCTGGTTTATTAGCCTTTACAAATGCAACACTAAGACCTGGAATTGATATTGTCATTGAGATCAATCAATTAGAAGAACAAATTGCTAAAGCTGATTTTATCTTTACAGGCGAAGGTGGAATGGATTTTCAAACTAAATTTGGAAAAGCACCATATGGGGTCGCAAAAGTTGCCAAACACTATCAAAAACCCGTCTTTGCTTGTGCTGGTTATATTGGGAAAGATGTTGATGTGCTATATGATGAGGGGATGACGGCTATTTTTGGGATTCTCTCAAAGGCCGAATCGATTGATGAAGCTTTGAAAAATGGCGAATCAAATCTAGAACGAACATGTGAAAATATTGCTCGAATCTTATCTTTAACCAGTGAACAGAAATAA
- a CDS encoding CdaR family transcriptional regulator yields the protein MLTNSQASLIVSKLMEDIPYNINIMNDLGIIIASGDSNRIGTSHRAAERAIKEKKIIEVYQDTHLEKKGTNEPIIYEDTIIGVVGITGDPNEVRPFTKIVKTVSLLLIEELNIYKQKEKNRVAKNNLLKQIIQSEGIYTESLKKEANEKYDLELGQSYYGVFAERKEILRAIASKKELFEWSEGSIIFMETVDSLETATNEFIIVSSSEKNIGQILQDIKQTYALLSFLNTKKEGINKTDSCYLANLFSFSLPPNQEPLKKIKEVAPEYAETLISFARNNKSINDTSLELHIHRNTLNYRIQKIEELTGKNPRVWYELWELFYHFAYYSTNK from the coding sequence GTGTTAACGAATAGTCAGGCTAGTCTAATCGTCAGTAAACTTATGGAAGATATTCCTTACAATATCAATATTATGAATGATTTAGGTATTATTATTGCAAGTGGCGACAGTAATCGTATTGGAACTTCTCATAGAGCAGCTGAACGAGCAATCAAAGAAAAGAAGATCATAGAGGTTTATCAAGATACGCATTTAGAGAAAAAAGGGACAAACGAGCCAATAATATATGAAGACACTATTATTGGAGTAGTTGGAATTACAGGTGATCCTAATGAGGTTCGTCCGTTCACAAAAATTGTTAAAACGGTCTCGCTACTCCTTATTGAAGAATTAAATATTTATAAACAAAAAGAAAAGAATAGAGTGGCAAAGAATAACCTCTTGAAACAAATTATCCAGTCAGAGGGTATATATACAGAATCGTTAAAAAAAGAAGCAAATGAAAAATACGATTTAGAACTGGGGCAGTCTTATTATGGTGTTTTTGCTGAAAGGAAGGAAATACTGAGAGCAATTGCGTCTAAGAAAGAACTATTTGAATGGTCTGAAGGTTCTATTATTTTTATGGAGACTGTTGATTCACTAGAAACAGCTACTAATGAATTTATTATCGTCAGCTCTAGTGAAAAAAACATTGGTCAAATTCTTCAAGACATCAAACAGACATATGCATTGCTATCTTTTTTAAATACAAAGAAAGAAGGAATAAATAAAACAGATAGCTGCTATTTAGCTAATTTATTCTCATTTTCTCTTCCTCCTAATCAGGAACCTTTAAAGAAGATAAAGGAAGTGGCACCAGAATACGCAGAAACATTAATCAGTTTTGCGCGGAATAATAAAAGTATCAATGACACTTCGCTAGAACTTCATATCCATAGAAACACATTGAATTATAGAATTCAAAAAATTGAAGAACTAACTGGAAAAAACCCTCGTGTTTGGTATGAATTATGGGAGTTGTTTTATCATTTTGCTTATTACTCTACAAACAAGTAA
- a CDS encoding LLM class flavin-dependent oxidoreductase yields MRLSVLDQAPITSGNTAADALIKAEELAILADELGYTRMWMAEHHGTNGFASSAPEITAAHLAAKTKNIRIGTGGVMMMHYSPLKLAEVFKTLSAFSPGRIDFGVGRAPGGDNNSIYALSEGRQPMLDNMYEKFDTALKLINDEVPEERVYTRTIATPSHIQLPEAWLLGSSGSSARKAAQMGVGYSFAQFFMGGMTKDILDEYKVNFQPSAFMEKPYINVAYLVTTAETREEAEYEAKPQDIARLLMGRGQMGQLLTPEEAQHYPLTEIDQLTIKQGRALHLVGTPKEIAAKLLEDQAKYGFDEAMICSIPHSQEKRLNVYRLLAKELLNK; encoded by the coding sequence GTGAGATTAAGTGTCTTAGATCAAGCACCTATTACAAGTGGAAATACAGCTGCAGATGCATTAATAAAAGCTGAAGAACTAGCTATTTTAGCGGATGAATTAGGGTACACACGTATGTGGATGGCAGAGCACCATGGAACAAATGGTTTTGCAAGTTCAGCACCTGAAATCACTGCAGCTCATTTAGCGGCAAAAACAAAAAATATTCGGATTGGTACGGGTGGAGTCATGATGATGCACTATTCACCTTTGAAATTAGCGGAAGTCTTTAAGACGTTAAGTGCTTTTTCGCCAGGGCGAATTGATTTTGGAGTAGGACGTGCTCCGGGTGGCGACAACAACTCTATTTATGCTTTGTCAGAAGGGCGTCAGCCAATGTTGGACAATATGTATGAAAAATTTGATACCGCATTGAAATTAATCAATGATGAAGTGCCTGAAGAACGAGTATATACTCGAACGATTGCTACTCCTTCACACATTCAGCTGCCTGAAGCTTGGCTACTGGGTTCAAGTGGCAGCAGTGCTCGAAAAGCTGCCCAAATGGGAGTGGGGTATTCTTTTGCTCAATTCTTTATGGGTGGAATGACAAAGGATATCTTGGATGAATACAAAGTTAATTTTCAACCTTCTGCATTTATGGAAAAACCGTACATCAATGTAGCGTACCTTGTTACGACAGCTGAAACTAGAGAAGAAGCAGAATATGAAGCTAAGCCACAAGATATTGCACGTCTATTAATGGGGAGAGGCCAGATGGGTCAATTGCTGACACCTGAAGAAGCGCAACATTATCCCTTAACTGAAATTGATCAATTAACGATAAAACAAGGACGTGCTTTGCATTTGGTAGGTACGCCAAAAGAAATCGCTGCAAAATTATTAGAAGATCAAGCGAAATATGGTTTTGATGAAGCGATGATCTGTAGTATTCCTCATTCACAAGAAAAACGATTAAATGTGTATCGTTTATTAGCCAAAGAATTACTAAATAAATAA
- a CDS encoding amino acid ABC transporter ATP-binding protein yields MIKLQNVNKYFGDHHVLKDINLEVAEGEKVVIIGPSGSGKSTTVRCMNFLEEPTTGEVYIEGNQITEKNKLEMVRNSSAMVFQQFNLYPHMTVLGNLTIGPIKLQNKSKKEAEELAYRYLDIVGLREKATAYPSTLSGGQQQRVAIARSLCSEKKIILFDEPTSALDPETVQEVLDVMIKLSSMNITMVVVTHEMGFAKQVADRVIFMDNGTILEVGPPEHFFENPTHERTKEFLSKILR; encoded by the coding sequence TTGATTAAGCTACAGAATGTAAATAAATATTTCGGCGACCACCATGTACTAAAAGATATTAATTTAGAGGTGGCTGAAGGGGAAAAAGTCGTTATCATAGGGCCTTCTGGTTCTGGAAAAAGTACCACAGTTAGATGTATGAATTTTCTTGAGGAACCTACGACAGGAGAAGTCTATATAGAGGGCAATCAAATAACAGAAAAAAACAAATTAGAGATGGTACGAAATTCTTCTGCAATGGTCTTTCAACAGTTCAACCTTTATCCGCATATGACGGTGTTAGGAAATCTGACAATTGGACCTATAAAATTACAGAATAAATCAAAAAAAGAAGCAGAAGAACTGGCTTATCGGTATCTAGATATCGTAGGGTTGCGAGAAAAAGCGACAGCATACCCTTCAACACTTTCAGGAGGTCAACAGCAAAGAGTTGCTATTGCTAGATCTCTCTGTTCTGAAAAGAAAATCATTCTATTTGATGAACCTACATCTGCTTTAGATCCAGAGACGGTTCAAGAAGTATTGGATGTGATGATCAAATTATCAAGCATGAATATTACAATGGTCGTTGTGACTCACGAAATGGGTTTTGCTAAACAAGTAGCTGATCGTGTTATTTTTATGGATAATGGAACCATTTTAGAAGTAGGGCCACCAGAACATTTCTTTGAAAATCCTACTCATGAAAGAACAAAAGAATTTTTAAGCAAAATTTTAAGATAA
- a CDS encoding transporter substrate-binding domain-containing protein — protein sequence MKKRNLLATVILSSVLFLGACSSDDSSTTEADTPKGSDQLTIESIKEAGVLKVGVKEDVPNFGLKNTDTGEIEGFEIDIAKKIAEDILGDPDAIELTPVTAKTRGPLLDNGEVDMVIATFTVTEERKETYNFSDAYYEDAVGLLVKKDKNYEGLKDMDGANVGVAQSSTTSEAIASEAEQYDIAVEFSEYATYPEIKAALDSGRVDAFSVDRSILAGYLDDSTEILPDRFATQDYGIATKKTNTELAEHVNGLITTWGEDDTLNGLVSEWGLSE from the coding sequence ATGAAAAAAAGAAACTTATTAGCAACAGTCATTTTGTCTAGTGTATTATTTTTAGGTGCTTGTTCGTCAGATGATAGTTCAACAACAGAAGCAGACACACCAAAAGGATCGGATCAATTAACAATTGAATCAATCAAAGAAGCCGGCGTTTTAAAAGTAGGGGTAAAAGAAGATGTTCCAAACTTTGGGTTGAAGAATACAGATACAGGAGAAATAGAAGGATTTGAAATTGATATCGCTAAAAAAATTGCTGAAGATATTTTAGGCGATCCGGATGCTATTGAATTAACACCTGTTACAGCCAAAACACGGGGACCATTACTGGATAATGGCGAAGTTGATATGGTTATTGCTACTTTTACAGTTACTGAAGAACGCAAAGAAACGTATAATTTCTCAGATGCGTATTATGAAGATGCAGTTGGTTTATTAGTGAAAAAAGACAAAAACTATGAAGGACTAAAAGATATGGATGGAGCCAACGTAGGTGTAGCACAAAGTTCTACAACATCAGAAGCCATTGCATCAGAAGCTGAACAATATGATATTGCAGTCGAATTTTCAGAATATGCTACTTATCCAGAAATTAAAGCAGCATTGGATTCAGGTCGTGTAGATGCATTTAGTGTAGACAGATCCATTTTGGCTGGCTATTTAGATGATTCAACTGAAATTTTGCCAGACCGTTTCGCAACGCAAGATTATGGAATCGCCACAAAGAAAACAAATACGGAGTTAGCAGAGCATGTAAATGGGTTGATCACTACTTGGGGAGAAGATGATACTCTTAATGGATTGGTTTCGGAGTGGGGATTGAGTGAATAA
- a CDS encoding amino acid ABC transporter permease, which yields MKSTNPFALWRWEDLFQNFDNFSSGFLRTLQVAILALVLSLVIGIIIGILSTAHNLILRSIARVYVEIFQNIPLVIQIFFMYNGLAMAGLVLSEFTIGVVGVGLYHGAYIGEVVRAGILSVTKGQQEAAYAQGFSYTQTMRYIILPQMVKGILPPLTNQAVNLIKNTSVLAIIAGADLMYAADSYASFSLNYGPSYVVAGLLYFILCFPLATFSRKYEEKLKKNDSLVVDIPEVME from the coding sequence ATGAAAAGTACAAATCCATTCGCTCTTTGGAGATGGGAGGATCTTTTTCAAAATTTTGATAATTTTAGTTCTGGATTTTTAAGAACACTCCAAGTGGCCATCTTAGCATTAGTTTTGTCGTTGGTAATCGGAATCATTATTGGAATTTTATCAACTGCCCACAATTTGATTCTGCGTTCGATCGCACGAGTATATGTCGAAATTTTTCAAAATATCCCTCTTGTCATTCAAATCTTCTTTATGTACAACGGATTAGCAATGGCAGGATTGGTCTTAAGCGAGTTTACGATTGGGGTAGTAGGAGTTGGATTGTATCATGGAGCTTACATTGGTGAAGTGGTACGTGCGGGTATTTTATCTGTTACTAAAGGTCAACAAGAAGCTGCGTATGCACAAGGATTTAGTTATACACAAACCATGCGCTACATCATATTGCCACAAATGGTTAAAGGTATTTTGCCTCCATTGACCAATCAAGCTGTCAATTTGATAAAAAACACTTCTGTATTGGCTATTATCGCGGGAGCAGACTTAATGTATGCAGCGGACTCTTATGCTTCATTTAGCTTGAATTATGGACCATCTTATGTGGTTGCTGGATTGCTTTACTTCATCCTCTGTTTCCCACTGGCTACATTCTCAAGGAAATATGAAGAGAAATTAAAAAAGAATGATTCCTTAGTTGTGGATATTCCGGAGGTGATGGAATGA
- a CDS encoding amino acid ABC transporter permease has translation MINSIQTVFTRPNVLFLLDGLKTTLLISLCVVILSIVFGTLLGLIRNYEKKFFGKIAGFYIELFRNTPLLLWMLGCAFLIPGSTILVKASIALFLYTAAVVAEIVRGGLNSIPKGQFEAAHSQGFSFFQTLVYIILPQTFKKIIPSLLSQVITTIKDTSFLAGLGIMEFTRSGQVILGKVTKTSEVFLIYGFLAVVYFIICFALSVLVRNWHKKNSENI, from the coding sequence ATGATAAACTCCATACAAACCGTTTTTACACGGCCTAACGTGTTGTTCTTATTAGATGGATTAAAGACTACTTTGTTAATCTCTTTGTGCGTGGTGATCCTTTCCATCGTTTTTGGAACACTCTTAGGGTTGATCAGAAACTATGAGAAGAAATTTTTTGGTAAAATAGCTGGATTTTATATCGAGTTATTCCGTAATACACCATTGCTACTCTGGATGCTAGGTTGTGCTTTTCTGATCCCAGGCAGTACGATATTAGTGAAAGCCTCCATAGCACTGTTTCTTTATACAGCTGCAGTAGTAGCAGAAATTGTGCGTGGCGGATTAAACTCGATACCGAAAGGACAATTTGAAGCTGCTCATTCTCAAGGGTTCTCATTCTTTCAAACACTAGTGTATATTATTTTGCCGCAAACCTTTAAAAAAATTATTCCTTCTTTATTGTCACAAGTAATTACAACCATTAAAGATACGTCATTTCTTGCTGGGCTAGGAATAATGGAATTTACACGAAGCGGTCAAGTTATTTTAGGGAAAGTAACGAAAACTTCCGAAGTATTTTTGATTTACGGTTTCCTGGCGGTCGTTTATTTTATTATTTGCTTCGCACTGTCGGTTTTAGTAAGGAATTGGCATAAAAAAAATTCTGAAAATATATAG
- a CDS encoding DUF72 domain-containing protein has product MISIGLTGWSDHDLLTIRKSKRLEDYSSHFPFVELDTSFYAIPPAKNIFSWIEKTPATFQFIPKAFQAMTLHKDWLKFFPTEQQMFEHYIAIFEPMITANRIKTFLFQFPPYFDCTKEHVQYLRKVRQYMGELPIAIEFRHSSWYSDTNKENTLAFLIEENFIHTVVDQPQTPGNSVPLVVKGTNDELTLFRLHGQNYEGWLDASGPNWRKKRTLYDYSSSELDEFVTIIRQLETESKEVAVIFNNNSGGHSAKNAKQLQKKLQLTFDHLAPQQTELNLFEEDF; this is encoded by the coding sequence ATGATTTCTATCGGTTTAACGGGTTGGTCCGATCATGACTTACTGACCATCCGCAAATCTAAACGTTTGGAAGATTATAGTTCGCATTTCCCTTTTGTAGAATTGGATACTAGCTTTTATGCTATTCCTCCTGCTAAAAACATTTTCTCATGGATAGAAAAAACACCAGCTACTTTTCAATTTATCCCCAAAGCTTTTCAAGCGATGACTTTACACAAAGATTGGCTAAAATTTTTCCCGACTGAACAGCAAATGTTTGAGCATTACATTGCGATTTTTGAACCTATGATCACAGCGAATCGAATTAAAACTTTTCTATTTCAGTTTCCACCTTATTTTGATTGTACAAAAGAACACGTTCAGTATTTAAGAAAAGTCCGCCAATACATGGGTGAACTGCCAATAGCGATTGAATTTCGTCATTCTAGTTGGTACAGTGACACCAATAAAGAAAATACATTAGCTTTTCTAATTGAAGAAAATTTCATTCATACTGTTGTCGATCAACCTCAGACCCCTGGAAATAGTGTTCCTTTAGTTGTCAAAGGGACCAACGACGAACTCACCCTATTTCGTTTACATGGACAAAACTATGAAGGTTGGTTAGATGCCAGTGGACCCAATTGGCGAAAAAAGCGGACGCTTTACGATTATAGTTCTTCTGAATTAGATGAGTTTGTAACCATTATTCGCCAATTAGAAACAGAATCAAAAGAAGTTGCCGTTATTTTTAACAATAACTCTGGTGGGCACTCCGCGAAAAATGCAAAACAATTGCAAAAAAAATTACAGCTCACTTTTGACCATCTTGCTCCGCAGCAAACTGAATTGAATTTATTTGAGGAAGATTTTTAA
- a CDS encoding Cof-type HAD-IIB family hydrolase, producing MYKLIFFDIDGTLLTDKKRIPDSARKAIQNLKSKGIIPVIATGRAPFRIDEILASLDIQTHITLNGQYVVHEGEVIHQNPLSVDSVKRLALAAETNKQRIAFCGSDEILGTSMVTFGQKGLLKKMIQQVPIAPPKKVMQLLMRYIGSSKRVKPVLPHYYEDRIIYQCIIHTTEEYDTFYQEAFPDCHFTRWNPYSVDVISKGMSKAVGIRKLIEHIGIDISETVAFGDGLNDIEMLQAVGMGIAMENGRTELKEIADDITSSPENHGILKGLQKLNLVP from the coding sequence ATGTATAAGCTTATATTTTTTGATATTGACGGAACGTTATTGACAGATAAAAAAAGAATTCCAGATTCTGCTAGAAAAGCCATTCAAAATCTTAAAAGCAAGGGTATTATACCGGTTATTGCTACTGGAAGAGCACCGTTTAGAATTGATGAAATTTTAGCGTCATTAGATATTCAGACACACATTACATTGAACGGACAATACGTTGTGCATGAGGGAGAGGTCATTCATCAAAATCCATTGTCGGTGGATTCTGTTAAACGACTTGCGCTGGCTGCGGAAACAAATAAGCAACGTATAGCGTTTTGTGGGAGCGATGAAATACTAGGGACTTCCATGGTTACTTTTGGACAAAAAGGACTGTTGAAAAAAATGATTCAGCAGGTTCCGATAGCGCCACCTAAAAAAGTGATGCAACTGCTCATGCGTTATATTGGCTCTTCTAAAAGAGTGAAGCCGGTTTTACCACATTACTATGAAGACCGTATTATTTATCAATGCATTATTCATACAACAGAAGAATACGATACCTTTTACCAAGAAGCTTTTCCGGATTGTCATTTTACACGTTGGAATCCCTATTCAGTAGATGTGATCTCGAAAGGAATGTCTAAAGCAGTGGGCATTCGAAAATTGATCGAGCATATAGGTATCGATATAAGTGAGACAGTCGCATTTGGAGATGGATTGAATGATATTGAAATGTTGCAAGCGGTTGGTATGGGAATAGCCATGGAAAATGGACGAACGGAATTAAAAGAAATTGCAGATGATATTACATCATCTCCAGAAAATCATGGCATTTTGAAAGGTTTGCAAAAATTGAATTTAGTGCCGTAA